Proteins from one Pelorhabdus rhamnosifermentans genomic window:
- the scfA gene encoding six-cysteine ranthipeptide SCIFF, with protein MAKHITTVNTASLKKTLHTGGCGECQASCQSACKTSCTVGNQVCQK; from the coding sequence GTGGCGAAACATATTACAACTGTGAATACGGCATCATTGAAAAAAACCTTACATACAGGTGGCTGTGGTGAATGTCAGGCATCCTGTCAATCAGCCTGTAAAACATCTTGCACTGTAGGCAATCAAGTTTGCCAAAAGTAA
- the rpoN gene encoding RNA polymerase factor sigma-54, giving the protein MHMDYGLKLELTQKLIMTPELRQAIAILQLSSFDLCELVEQELQENPVLEIEDPPSEDLSDTSTEQTAEDSSQDSYEWMEYFQDDTPKGSIQDAASGPHENVGIYTKTLHEHLELQLNLMALNQRERELGSYLIGCIDDNGYLICKLEEVGARLKRPYDEVERMLYVLQTFDPVGVASRDLKECLMLQLDYRQVADNLVNQIIMSFLDEVAAGRCKVIADKLHTTPAEVQAAIDIIKTLDPKPGRAFAAAGDPGYIVPDITVEEVNGTFVILVNDTSVPRLTISSYYKKVIRDTDLEAKKFIEGRLNAAAWLIKSIEQRRRTLYRVMEQLIHFQYDFFKQGPKYLRPLTMKKVADAIEMHESTVSRAIANKYVTTPHGLFALRTFFSASIHSSSGPDVAASQAKDELKALVASENPQKPLSDQLLSDLLSKKGMILSRRTVTKYREELGIASSSKRKRY; this is encoded by the coding sequence ATGCATATGGACTATGGTCTAAAGCTGGAACTCACTCAAAAGTTGATTATGACGCCGGAACTTCGTCAAGCTATTGCTATTTTACAACTTTCTTCTTTTGATTTATGTGAACTTGTTGAGCAAGAATTGCAAGAAAACCCTGTACTGGAAATTGAAGATCCTCCGAGCGAAGATCTTTCTGATACAAGTACTGAACAGACTGCTGAAGATTCTTCACAGGATTCTTATGAGTGGATGGAATATTTCCAAGATGATACGCCTAAAGGCAGTATTCAAGACGCAGCTTCCGGACCTCATGAAAATGTCGGTATTTATACGAAGACGCTTCATGAACATTTGGAACTTCAATTGAATTTGATGGCTTTGAATCAAAGGGAACGGGAGCTTGGAAGTTATCTTATTGGCTGTATTGACGATAATGGTTATTTAATTTGTAAACTTGAGGAGGTTGGGGCGCGACTCAAGCGTCCTTATGATGAGGTTGAAAGGATGCTTTATGTTTTGCAAACTTTTGATCCCGTCGGTGTGGCCAGTCGTGATTTAAAAGAATGCTTGATGCTGCAGCTGGATTATCGGCAGGTTGCCGATAACTTAGTAAATCAGATTATTATGTCTTTCCTGGATGAAGTGGCGGCAGGAAGATGCAAAGTTATTGCAGACAAACTGCATACGACGCCTGCTGAGGTGCAAGCTGCCATTGATATTATTAAAACACTTGATCCTAAACCAGGCCGGGCGTTTGCTGCTGCTGGCGATCCTGGTTATATTGTGCCTGATATTACAGTGGAGGAAGTCAATGGAACCTTCGTCATTCTAGTGAATGATACGTCTGTACCCCGACTAACCATTAGTTCTTATTATAAAAAAGTCATTCGTGATACTGATTTGGAAGCAAAAAAATTTATTGAAGGCCGTTTGAATGCGGCTGCTTGGCTGATTAAAAGTATTGAACAGCGTCGTCGTACCTTGTATCGCGTTATGGAGCAGCTCATTCACTTTCAATATGACTTTTTTAAGCAGGGGCCCAAATATTTGCGTCCTTTAACAATGAAAAAAGTGGCTGACGCCATTGAAATGCATGAATCAACGGTGAGTCGGGCCATTGCTAACAAATATGTGACAACGCCTCATGGACTGTTTGCACTGCGGACCTTTTTTTCGGCCAGCATTCATAGTTCGTCAGGACCGGATGTGGCAGCCAGTCAGGCAAAAGATGAGCTCAAGGCACTCGTCGCAAGTGAAAATCCCCAAAAACCTTTGAGTGATCAGCTTTTGTCGGATCTTTTGAGTAAAAAGGGGATGATTCTTTCTCGTCGTACCGTTACGAAATATCGCGAAGAATTAGGAATTGCTTCTTCAAGTAAACGAAAACGCTATTAA
- the scfB gene encoding thioether cross-link-forming SCIFF peptide maturase, which yields MHKGIHKFYLLGLYIVLDINSGLVHVVDKLVYDILDIFKGHNDQEVIEQLGSTYSVEALTEAMAELRELEQAEQLFTPEISAPMVFREKPVVKSLCLHVAHDCNLRCGYCFAGTGDFGHDRTLMSFEVGKKAVDYIIEHSGSRRHCEIDFFGGEPLMNLPVVKQIVTYVRQKEQETGKIFKLTLTTNAVLLDDETIDYLNDNNIALVLSLDGRQTTHDGMRPFPNGQGSFSTVQPKMAKFIFSRNNENYYVRGTYTAKNLDFANDVLAMADMGFKELSVEPVIEKEADYRLTEEHLPRIFAEYDKLTAAYLERKQSGNGFEFFHFNLDLNHGPCVAKRLSGCGAGHEYFAVSPQGELYPCHQFVGREEYKLGDVFTGVTNSELPIKFRETHVLNKEKCPDCWARFYCSGGCHANADLMNHDIKKPYELGCSLQKKRLECAIMVQAKRSLEKF from the coding sequence ATGCATAAGGGAATTCATAAGTTTTATTTATTAGGATTATATATTGTACTAGATATTAATAGTGGTCTTGTCCATGTGGTGGATAAATTAGTCTATGATATTTTGGATATTTTTAAAGGTCACAATGATCAAGAGGTTATTGAACAGCTTGGGAGTACTTATTCTGTCGAAGCACTTACGGAAGCTATGGCTGAGTTAAGGGAATTGGAGCAGGCAGAACAGCTCTTTACACCGGAAATTTCGGCTCCCATGGTTTTCCGTGAGAAACCTGTTGTAAAATCTCTGTGCCTTCACGTGGCTCATGACTGTAATTTGCGTTGCGGCTATTGCTTTGCTGGAACAGGTGATTTTGGCCATGATCGTACGTTAATGAGCTTTGAAGTAGGGAAAAAGGCCGTGGACTATATTATCGAGCACAGTGGCAGTCGTCGTCATTGTGAAATAGATTTTTTTGGCGGCGAGCCACTCATGAATTTGCCTGTAGTGAAGCAGATTGTGACTTATGTTCGTCAGAAGGAACAGGAGACAGGTAAAATATTCAAATTAACCTTAACGACAAATGCTGTTCTGCTTGATGACGAAACGATTGACTATTTGAATGATAATAACATTGCCCTTGTTTTAAGTTTAGATGGACGTCAAACGACGCATGACGGTATGCGGCCTTTCCCCAATGGTCAAGGCAGTTTTTCGACGGTGCAGCCTAAAATGGCTAAGTTTATTTTTTCGCGTAATAATGAAAACTATTATGTGCGCGGTACCTATACAGCAAAAAATCTTGATTTTGCTAATGATGTTTTAGCTATGGCTGATATGGGGTTTAAGGAACTTTCTGTAGAGCCTGTTATTGAGAAAGAAGCCGATTATCGTTTGACAGAAGAACATTTGCCCCGAATATTTGCCGAATATGACAAACTGACTGCTGCTTATTTGGAAAGAAAGCAGTCAGGCAATGGTTTTGAGTTTTTCCATTTTAACTTAGATTTGAATCATGGACCGTGTGTTGCCAAAAGATTAAGCGGCTGCGGTGCTGGACATGAATATTTTGCTGTTTCGCCGCAAGGCGAACTTTATCCCTGTCATCAGTTCGTGGGTCGGGAAGAATATAAGCTCGGCGATGTGTTTACGGGGGTAACGAACTCGGAACTTCCAATTAAATTTCGCGAGACGCATGTTTTGAACAAAGAGAAATGTCCTGATTGCTGGGCAAGGTTTTATTGCAGCGGTGGTTGTCATGCCAACGCAGATTTAATGAATCACGATATTAAAAAACCTTATGAACTGGGCTGCTCTTTGCAAAAAAAACGTTTGGAATGTGCCATTATGGTACAAGCTAAGCGTTCACTTGAAAAATTTTGA
- the tpiA gene encoding triose-phosphate isomerase, translated as MNKKSIRDIDLAGKKVFVRVDYNVPMDKEQNITDDTRIRATLPTLNYLLKQGAAIILAAHLGRPKGSVVAEFSLKPVAAALAKLIDKKVQFAADCVGREAEKASKGLQSGEILMLENLRFHKAEEKNDADFSKQLASLADVAVNDAFGVSHRAHASVEGISQYIPVVAGLLMEKEIAFLGQAVTNPAHPFVAIIGGAKVSDKIGVIANLLTKVDTLIIGGGMANTFLAAQGYGIGKSLIETEKIALAKELIVKAKASHVNLLLPTDVVVAEAFAADAPHKTVAVDKIDENGMALDIGCQTQQAFAQALKGAKTVVWNGPMGVFEMDAFAVGTEAVAKAVADSGAVSIVGGGDSIAALEKTGLSGQISHISTGGGASLEYLEGKVLPGIAAIAEVRHPLIAGNWKMHQTVNEALALAQDVVKLTAGVSQADVVIAPTFTALYAVRSVLCNSKVKLAAQTMHYEQKGAFTGEISPEMVKDVGCEYVIIGHSERRQYFAETDETVNKKLIAAFNYQLTPILCVGESLEQKEAGQTNSFVGGQVAAALVGLTAEQVASMVIAYEPIWAIGTGRTASAEDANAVCSLVRITVAKLFGDEIAQKVRILYGGSVKAGNIAELMAKSDIDGALVGGAALDAEGFSKIVQY; from the coding sequence GTGAATAAGAAAAGCATTAGAGATATTGATTTGGCGGGAAAAAAGGTTTTTGTCCGGGTGGATTATAACGTTCCCATGGATAAAGAACAAAATATTACGGATGATACGCGAATTCGTGCCACTCTTCCGACGCTAAACTATCTGTTAAAACAAGGTGCTGCGATTATTTTAGCAGCGCATCTTGGACGTCCGAAAGGCAGTGTGGTTGCTGAGTTTAGTTTGAAACCCGTTGCTGCGGCACTTGCCAAATTGATTGACAAGAAAGTTCAGTTTGCAGCGGATTGTGTTGGCAGGGAAGCCGAAAAAGCATCCAAGGGTCTTCAATCAGGTGAGATATTGATGCTTGAAAACTTGCGGTTCCACAAAGCCGAAGAAAAAAATGATGCCGATTTTTCCAAACAATTGGCATCACTGGCTGATGTGGCTGTCAATGATGCTTTTGGTGTGTCGCATCGGGCCCATGCTTCTGTTGAGGGAATTTCTCAGTATATTCCGGTTGTTGCCGGTCTATTGATGGAGAAGGAAATTGCTTTTTTAGGTCAGGCCGTGACAAATCCGGCTCATCCTTTTGTAGCTATTATTGGTGGAGCCAAAGTATCGGATAAAATTGGTGTTATTGCCAACTTATTGACGAAGGTGGATACCTTAATTATTGGTGGTGGTATGGCCAATACCTTCTTGGCTGCCCAAGGCTATGGGATAGGAAAATCTCTTATTGAAACAGAAAAAATTGCATTAGCCAAGGAATTAATTGTTAAGGCCAAGGCCAGTCATGTGAATCTTTTATTGCCTACAGATGTTGTCGTAGCGGAGGCTTTTGCTGCTGATGCACCTCATAAAACAGTAGCAGTTGACAAGATTGATGAAAACGGCATGGCTCTCGATATTGGCTGCCAAACACAGCAAGCTTTTGCTCAGGCCCTCAAGGGTGCTAAGACAGTTGTCTGGAATGGCCCCATGGGTGTTTTTGAAATGGATGCTTTCGCTGTCGGTACGGAAGCGGTGGCGAAGGCTGTAGCTGATTCAGGTGCTGTCAGTATTGTTGGTGGCGGGGATTCAATTGCTGCACTGGAAAAGACGGGACTATCCGGACAGATTAGTCATATCTCCACAGGCGGCGGCGCTTCTTTAGAATATCTGGAAGGCAAGGTATTGCCAGGTATTGCCGCAATTGCCGAAGTACGGCATCCTTTGATTGCCGGCAACTGGAAGATGCATCAAACTGTGAACGAAGCCTTGGCTTTGGCACAGGATGTTGTCAAATTGACAGCCGGTGTTTCGCAGGCTGATGTGGTTATTGCCCCCACATTTACTGCTCTCTATGCCGTGCGCAGCGTTTTGTGCAATTCTAAGGTGAAACTTGCAGCACAAACGATGCATTATGAACAAAAAGGTGCTTTTACTGGTGAAATTTCCCCGGAAATGGTGAAAGATGTCGGTTGTGAATATGTCATTATTGGTCACTCTGAACGTCGACAGTATTTCGCTGAAACGGATGAGACAGTCAATAAAAAGCTTATTGCTGCTTTTAATTATCAGCTCACTCCAATTTTATGTGTCGGTGAAAGTTTAGAACAAAAAGAGGCGGGTCAAACAAATAGCTTTGTTGGCGGTCAGGTTGCAGCGGCCCTTGTGGGGCTGACTGCGGAGCAAGTGGCTAGTATGGTTATTGCTTATGAACCTATCTGGGCCATTGGTACAGGCCGCACAGCCTCAGCCGAAGATGCTAATGCCGTTTGTTCTCTCGTCCGTATCACCGTAGCCAAATTATTCGGTGACGAGATAGCCCAAAAAGTTCGCATCTTATATGGCGGCAGCGTTAAGGCCGGCAATATTGCAGAATTAATGGCTAAGAGTGATATTGACGGTGCCTTAGTTGGCGGAGCGGCTTTAGATGCTGAAGGATTCAGCAAAATAGTGCAGTACTAA
- a CDS encoding copper amine oxidase, with product MNKLCLLLSSFLLLSQSVIGAAQQEVLPRVDFAETPEWSLTGTQFGGKLLLSDSPETVNADGIMYEDTVSGDVRLFFHHVNGTKEPKKILVLLENTGKSEADIFVYHYGFAGPGGDYGTVGKTAQQDYLANGRSAYDVTVPAGQKDYLWNTQKSMTVRPGELVNGIFDFKTSQPVKLKVVMVPKDYNEQTLRNLKVLDNDVTSLRGTFEGRDKLLLPDDVYNPSTDGVVAITLADNELDHYAIGTDMTTGKPVMNYGNYGIMYRIFIPSLEGNQKFKGYLNPRGGEYGGALGIKYDHKILDPLLTPPDTVMFGANTTTAVSPIGSYDSGKSLWFTFSPPGASNLPVRLLFIPDPLPDKGPGIITKSLQAPLNKTKA from the coding sequence ATGAACAAACTTTGTTTATTGTTAAGTAGTTTCTTATTATTGAGCCAAAGCGTGATTGGGGCTGCTCAACAGGAGGTTTTACCTCGCGTTGATTTTGCCGAAACACCGGAATGGTCTTTGACAGGAACTCAGTTTGGTGGAAAACTGCTGCTTTCTGATAGTCCCGAAACAGTCAATGCTGATGGCATTATGTATGAAGATACAGTGAGTGGCGATGTGCGGCTCTTTTTCCATCATGTAAATGGAACAAAAGAGCCGAAAAAGATTCTTGTTTTATTAGAGAATACAGGAAAATCAGAAGCCGATATTTTTGTCTATCATTATGGTTTTGCAGGTCCTGGTGGTGATTATGGTACTGTTGGCAAGACGGCCCAGCAAGATTATCTTGCGAATGGCCGCAGTGCTTATGATGTGACGGTTCCAGCTGGGCAAAAGGACTATCTATGGAATACACAAAAGTCGATGACAGTTCGGCCTGGTGAACTTGTGAATGGCATCTTTGATTTTAAGACCAGTCAGCCTGTTAAGTTGAAGGTAGTCATGGTTCCTAAAGATTATAATGAGCAGACACTGCGCAATCTAAAGGTGCTTGATAATGACGTTACTTCCCTTAGAGGTACTTTTGAAGGGCGTGACAAACTATTGTTGCCTGATGATGTTTATAATCCCTCAACAGATGGTGTTGTTGCCATTACGCTGGCTGACAATGAACTTGATCATTATGCTATTGGCACCGATATGACAACAGGAAAGCCTGTTATGAATTATGGTAACTATGGCATCATGTACCGTATTTTTATTCCTTCCCTTGAGGGTAATCAAAAATTCAAAGGCTATCTTAATCCCAGGGGCGGCGAGTATGGTGGGGCTTTAGGAATCAAATATGATCACAAAATACTTGATCCACTGCTGACACCACCTGACACGGTGATGTTTGGCGCCAATACTACTACAGCTGTGTCGCCTATTGGTTCTTATGATTCGGGTAAATCGCTGTGGTTTACTTTTTCACCACCCGGTGCATCTAATCTTCCGGTAAGATTGTTGTTTATACCAGATCCACTGCCTGACAAGGGACCTGGTATTATTACGAAAAGCCTGCAAGCTCCGTTAAATAAGACCAAGGCATAG
- a CDS encoding YhcH/YjgK/YiaL family protein, whose amino-acid sequence MIFGSIENFDKEKSVYASAITMGLDYLSKTDFIAMPIGRYDLSEGIFALVQEYQTESKAKRRPESHVDYLDVQYIVQGEEIISYAYLTEDCRVEENQLPKNDMIFYSKKIADEVDLNLSAGMFAVLFPWDVHRPCVTKKVDSKVKKVVLKIPVSAVLR is encoded by the coding sequence ATGATTTTTGGGTCTATTGAGAATTTTGATAAAGAAAAGTCAGTTTATGCTTCTGCAATTACTATGGGACTGGATTATCTTAGCAAGACAGATTTTATTGCGATGCCTATTGGAAGATATGATTTAAGTGAGGGTATATTTGCACTTGTTCAGGAATATCAAACAGAATCCAAAGCCAAGCGTCGGCCAGAATCGCATGTGGACTATCTGGATGTTCAGTATATTGTTCAGGGTGAGGAAATTATTAGTTATGCCTACCTTACTGAGGATTGCCGGGTGGAGGAAAATCAGTTGCCTAAAAATGATATGATTTTTTATAGTAAAAAAATAGCTGATGAAGTTGACCTAAATCTGTCAGCAGGAATGTTTGCTGTATTATTCCCTTGGGATGTTCATCGCCCTTGTGTTACGAAGAAAGTTGATTCGAAAGTAAAGAAAGTGGTATTAAAAATTCCTGTGAGCGCTGTCCTAAGATAA
- a CDS encoding sugar-binding transcriptional regulator: MKNIIQLHRKIAPELIAVMEERYHILRHIQYAQPIGRRALASTLNMGERIVRAQVDFLKNAGLLEFTSIGMNVTDEGEQLIADLADYVRMLHGLTVLEEELVSELRLEKVIIIPGDSEGDSTVLRELGRAAAMLIGQFAEDGKVLAVCGGTTMSMIAESVNCSRPHSIVVPARGGLGERVELQANSIAAVMAEKLGGSYRLLHIPDGINEEALQVILQSDPQAKEIRELIKHTSVLIHSIGQAQAMARRRNMEQTVVQDILNKGAVGEALGHYCTLEGKIVYATSSVGLHLGDLANIHSVIAVAGGASKAEAIIAVARASQTGILVTDETAAKAMQNIIKRNN; this comes from the coding sequence GTGAAAAATATCATTCAGCTTCATCGAAAAATTGCACCTGAATTAATCGCTGTTATGGAAGAAAGGTATCATATTTTGCGGCATATTCAGTATGCTCAGCCCATCGGCAGACGTGCTTTGGCTAGCACGCTTAACATGGGTGAACGTATTGTTCGTGCTCAAGTGGACTTTCTTAAAAATGCCGGACTATTGGAATTTACCTCAATTGGTATGAATGTGACAGACGAAGGAGAGCAGCTTATTGCGGATTTAGCCGATTATGTCCGGATGCTTCATGGTCTTACAGTACTCGAAGAAGAGTTAGTCAGTGAACTGAGATTAGAGAAGGTCATTATTATTCCCGGCGATTCTGAAGGAGATTCGACGGTGCTGCGTGAACTCGGTCGAGCCGCCGCTATGCTTATTGGACAATTTGCCGAAGATGGCAAGGTCCTTGCTGTTTGTGGTGGAACAACCATGTCTATGATTGCCGAATCGGTGAATTGCAGTCGCCCTCATTCCATTGTTGTACCAGCCAGAGGCGGTTTGGGTGAACGCGTAGAACTTCAGGCGAATAGTATTGCCGCTGTCATGGCTGAAAAACTGGGCGGGTCCTATCGTTTGCTGCATATTCCAGATGGCATTAATGAGGAAGCTTTGCAAGTGATTTTACAGAGCGATCCCCAGGCCAAGGAAATTCGTGAACTAATTAAACATACGAGTGTGCTTATTCATAGTATTGGTCAGGCGCAAGCCATGGCCAGGCGTCGTAATATGGAACAAACTGTTGTCCAGGATATTTTAAACAAGGGTGCTGTGGGTGAAGCACTTGGACATTATTGTACGCTAGAAGGCAAGATTGTTTATGCAACAAGCAGTGTAGGGTTACACCTGGGTGACTTGGCAAATATTCATTCCGTTATTGCCGTTGCCGGTGGTGCTAGTAAAGCTGAGGCAATTATTGCTGTGGCGCGGGCTAGCCAAACTGGTATTCTTGTAACAGACGAGACAGCCGCCAAGGCCATGCAGAATATTATAAAAAGAAATAATTAG
- the gap gene encoding type I glyceraldehyde-3-phosphate dehydrogenase yields MATRVAINGFGRIGRLAFRQMFGAEGYEVVAINDLTSPKMLAHLLKYDSAQGRYALGDKVFAGEDSITVDGTEIKIYAQAKPEDLPWGKLGVDVVLECTGFFTSKEKASAHIKAGAKKVVISAPAGNDLPTIVYNVNHKVLKASDTVISAASCTTNCLAPMANTLNKLAPIQSGIMSTIHAYTGDQMTLDGPQRKGDLRRSRAAAVNIVPNSTGAAKAIGLVIPELQGKLIGSAQRVPVPTGSTTILIAVVKGSVTKEQINAAMKAAADESFGYTEEELVSSDIIGIRYGSLFDATQTLVAPMDNGLTQVQVVSWYDNENSYTSQMVRTIKYLAELA; encoded by the coding sequence ATGGCGACTAGAGTAGCTATCAATGGGTTTGGACGTATTGGACGTCTTGCATTTAGGCAAATGTTTGGGGCAGAAGGATATGAAGTTGTTGCAATCAATGACCTAACAAGTCCTAAAATGCTGGCACACTTATTGAAATATGATTCGGCTCAGGGCAGATATGCTTTAGGTGATAAAGTATTTGCAGGTGAAGATTCCATCACTGTTGATGGAACAGAGATCAAAATCTATGCACAGGCTAAACCAGAAGATTTACCTTGGGGCAAACTGGGTGTAGACGTTGTTCTTGAATGCACAGGTTTCTTCACTTCTAAAGAAAAAGCTTCAGCACATATTAAAGCAGGCGCTAAAAAAGTTGTTATATCCGCACCGGCAGGAAACGATCTTCCTACAATTGTTTATAATGTAAACCACAAAGTGTTAAAAGCTAGCGATACAGTTATTTCCGCTGCTTCATGTACTACAAACTGCTTGGCTCCTATGGCTAACACTCTGAATAAGCTAGCTCCTATTCAGAGTGGCATCATGTCGACAATTCACGCTTATACAGGTGATCAGATGACTCTTGACGGCCCGCAAAGAAAAGGTGATTTGAGAAGATCGCGTGCTGCAGCAGTGAATATCGTTCCTAACTCTACGGGTGCTGCGAAAGCGATTGGTCTAGTTATTCCTGAATTGCAAGGCAAATTAATCGGTTCAGCACAGCGTGTTCCAGTTCCAACAGGTTCTACTACGATTTTAATAGCCGTTGTTAAAGGTTCTGTTACAAAAGAACAAATCAATGCAGCGATGAAAGCAGCAGCTGATGAATCTTTCGGCTATACTGAAGAAGAATTGGTATCTAGTGATATTATTGGCATCAGATACGGTTCTTTATTCGATGCTACGCAAACATTGGTAGCTCCGATGGATAACGGTTTGACTCAGGTACAAGTGGTTTCCTGGTATGACAATGAAAATAGTTACACAAGTCAAATGGTTCGTACAATTAAGTATCTTGCCGAACTCGCATAA